ataaaaaataaaaaagttcaaatttgtgattttagattaaaaaaaatacgcaTGGCTTATTAATTCTGGACGGttttacactaattaatttttttgtaaaccAAGAAGTCAATATATAACATAAAGATATGCTGCAAATTAAAAGCTATGCCTTTGATTTTGATGAGTAGCTAGATAATACAGGACTATGGACTAACCTGACATGATCAAAATAGAGTTTGCTTAGTTCTAATAATTAGACAAAATAATACTAGGACAAGCTTGAATCCTCATGTATCTACTACCAGAAAACAACAACTAAAAACACACCAGACTAATAAGAACAGTTATAATGTTATGCCAACTTGCATACATGAGGCACATGTAGAGAAAAATCACATGTACAGTCATAAGGCTTTGCAAAATCATTTCACACCCAACTTTCTCATCGCCTACATTAACTTGTTGGCAGTGAGAGCCAATCGCTGTCTTTGGACTCGCCGGCCTATCTCAACAGCATCGATGCCATTGAATCAGCTCTGTCGCGGCTCTCTAGAGCTGCATTCCTCGCATGAAGAGTCTTGACATGATCTCGATACTTGGAGAGAGCCGATACCAAGTTTCCATTCTCCGTGAGAAGATCATCATACTTCTCCTTAGCTTTAGACGCTTACGAAGCTGCAACGTTTAGGGTCGATTTCTATTCAGTGAGACATACATCAAGCATATCAGAAAACTTCTTTCTTGACTGCTCGGCCACTATTTTAGCcaatatataaattcaatatgtGAGGCAGTTCAACACTACAATATGTGATGGCTTCTTTCATTTTGAGTCGGGATATAATGTCTTCAAGAAGTGTAAATTGCTCAAGTTTTTCATGCTTGGATCTCCTGCATCTTGAGTTTCACTACTCTCCCTCTGCCTTCTTCCACCGAACCAAAAACATAATTGAAATAGTGAAGGCGACAGGAAAGTCACCTCAATGATATCTTCTGTAAGAATTAGTTTCTCAGCATTAGCAAGTCCCAAAAACACAGCTGCTCCAGGACCAGACAACCGGACAAACAAACTGAAGTAGAACTTGAGAGCAGACAAAATTGAGAGCAGACAAACAAACTGAAGTAGAAACACTCAAATTGCTGCATAAGTTTAAACATAATGATGTCAATGTTGCACAAGTGAGCAAGCAAGAAGGCAAGACAAAACCACCATCTTCACTGCAGCACATATCCATGTTTTAAGACTCTCCCTCTGCCTTTTACCACCGAAccaaaaagataattaaaaataacgaGAGTCGTTCATCCGATGTTTGAGAGTTTTTTACTTATCAATAGCATGAGGATATGGAAGTATAGAACAATAACTTCCAACGTAGATTGTCAGGACAGTTCTCATTCGCTGAAGATATTTCATGATTATTTTGCTTCATACACAACAGTGTGGGGCTTTGAACTGCTCAAACAGTTAACAAATGGATGAGAAGCGTTTAATCTCTGTATTTTGGTATGCTTCGCTTAGAGAAGTATGTTTTATTAGAGTTTGATGCTTAGAGAAGAAAATTTGATGGATTTTGTAAgggaaataattttttaaatccagCATATATATAAACTAGCGATATATATTGACATTCCCGCTGCATTCAATTAAATCACAGCTTAATAAATTTTCCAATTTCCAGCGATTACTTTTTCCCTTCCCAAGAATTTTAACTGATGGATGGGATTTGAGAGAGCGAACATTAATGCATTTTCTACGTTGGAAACAATTTTAAATCCAATGGTTTATTGATTCTTGGGCAGGGTAAATATATAAGTCAATGCATGGCTGAACTATCGATATGGTAACAGTTAATTGGAAGTCGAATCATATTAAACCACCTCCCAAATTcaagttaaaaaacaaatattagcatattacttaataaaataatccaCTGTTTATCATACTAATATACGAGTTAAATGCGTGCGTATCGTATTTTAGAATgcattgaatttattattaatgaTGATGCAGAGAACTGGTGGCTAGACTAGACGGAACCCATAGTCTTGAAATTTCGACTGAcgtattaataatttaatactaGCAGACTGATCTACATTATCGTATTAAATATGGGCGGAGCCAGAATCTGAAGTCACGACTTAATACTCTTGTGGGGCTTCCTTGAagctaagaagcacggaaacttcgacaaagttgcgttttccgttttagaaacgtttcggaaaccggaaactcttggacatccgtacgaaacgtttcagGCCGTTTCCGATTGGGGTAATACATGTTTACCTTTTTTATCAACGGGGTGCCTAGTTTGGCAACGGAAGCGGttcatgattatttatcttcggagttaGTAAAATACATATCCTTGTACTCTCTATAAAAAAAAAGCGGATATAAACGGATACATGCACCATTACGTTTTTTATCCGGGCGATATCCGCAaggatatggtgtagatttcaccATGGCTCTGCACACGCATGGGCTTCAAGGGAGGTTTCGCCCTTTTTAGAAGACGAATTCGGGTAGGCTGTCACCCACGAAAGCTGAAGGACGTCCAGAGACGTTCGGATGAGTCCAATCGAACTCCGGAAAAAAAATAGATCCTCGTAAAAGCGACGTACATATAGACCAgtgaaaagtaaaataaacaAGCATGTATTTTACtaactccgaagataaataatcatgaaCCGCTTCCGTTGCCAAACTAGGCACCCCGTCGATAAAaaagtggactactatttaccgcctcaaattactacccaccgcccCAATTTTGACCAAACTACCCCTAATCCTTTTTCaactcaaaaaacaaaaaaaccatcCTCTCAACTTCCTCTCAAACCAAAATTCTCTAAAATCCATTACAAAATCAAGTAATAATCGGAGCCGATTTATGTCGGAATTGGCGAAAGATAAAAGGCGGGGACCTCCGGTAAgtaatttaatttcagttttaaatttttttaattttttttttacggaAACCGGTCATCGTCCGACGATGGCGATGACCGGTTGCACCATCGCCGGCCGATGGCGATGGTGCAGCAGACCATCGCCATCGCAATGGCGATGGTCTGCTGCACCATCGCCATCGGCCGGCGATGGTGCACGCCATCGCTGGGCGATGGTCTGCtgcaccatcgccatcgccgggCGATGGTGCAGGCCGTCGCCTGGCGACGGCCAGGCCGTCGCCGGCGATGGCCAGGACCCGCCGGCGACGGCCTGGCCGCCGCCGCCGTCCGAGGACCGTAaatcgatttaaattttttttatttaaattttttaatttaaaaaattaaaattaatcgatttaataaataataaaacaacctaaaaattaattaaaaaaaattaattgaaaaatacaattaaattttattagttataggtgtaattaaattaaattttattagttataggtgtagttaaattaaattttagtagtataattttaggttgtataatataattttttatttaattaaattttattatatagatttaattaaatttaattttgatagtgatattattttagattttaagaaataatctttaattttacggactaaataaatttaggtatttacaatttagaattttattaatatatttttatttgcttaagtttaatagtataatttaattaatattattgattGTAAAATTGATAATTGCAGAAAGAAGGACCCGGTAATGGTGGCAGGGGAAAGAGTAAGCCTATTATAGCTGAAGCTGATTTTGAGGAGTCGGGACAGCGAAATGTTCGAAAGCGTGGTGTGAGTGCCTCAGTCCGACGACACAAGAAGGGGACTCCTGCTATTGAGGGAGCTAGTGAGACGCCAGTCGATGATCAGATACAGGATGATCGGATGGAGGATGATGACATGGAAGACCGTCGGATAGACGATGCTGATTTTGAGACTTCTGAGGACGAGAGTTTAGGACCAATCGTGAACATTCGACGGAAAAAGGGGAAAGATGGACGGTTTATTGCTGAAACGTCATCaggtaaataaaatttaattatttcattaatttaataataatagttaaaagatgttaaatttatgttaattgttgtaattgtaatttcAGTGACGAGTAAAAGAGCCAGGACTGAAATACCTGCTTGGACTGTTAGTGATCCAGTGCCAGGTGGACCTGAGGACGGGAGTATTATTCCCAGTTTCCTTGGACATGTCGCTTATGGAATATGGACAGGGAAGGAGGAGCGAGGCACTCTGAAGTGTCAGAGTAGACATGCAGTTTGTAAGAGGCTGTCAGCATGGCATCATGACGCCTCAGACGAGGTTAAACACCTGATAGCCGAGAGTGGTTTGGGGCATCTCCCTGATATT
This window of the Mercurialis annua linkage group LG5, ddMerAnnu1.2, whole genome shotgun sequence genome carries:
- the LOC126681682 gene encoding protein MAIN-LIKE 1-like codes for the protein MVHAIAGRWSAAPSPSPGDGAGRRLATARPSPAMARTRRRRPGRRRRPRTKEGPGNGGRGKSKPIIAEADFEESGQRNVRKRGVSASVRRHKKGTPAIEGASETPVDDQIQDDRMEDDDMEDRRIDDADFETSEDESLGPIVNIRRKKGKDGRFIAETSSVTSKRARTEIPAWTVSDPVPGGPEDGSIIPSFLGHVAYGIWTGKEERGTLKCQSRHAVCKRLSAWHHDASDEVKHLIAESGLGHLPDIMFSHLDIPLLSAFVERWQPDTNSFHLPFGEMTITLHDVWIILRIPVDGKVVSDKPGKQLLLASCVEILGISMDDLLANSTKHYENGGFLIESIFRNCGRGLSAEVEAIAWMWLTLGCTLFVDKTGHRVKPACLWEVRDGVADAKDYSWGSATLAYLFRQLGIASRGDCHGLSGCLTLLQAWIYEYFPCFRPQRDRLITEIGTPRACSWSVSGTECTEIRLQSLRARVDSLTADEVR